Proteins encoded together in one Variovorax paradoxus window:
- a CDS encoding DeoR/GlpR family DNA-binding transcription regulator, translated as MLTRQRKQHILSVLQRDGNVVAKSLSEELALSEDTIRRDLRELAAEGLLQRVHGGALPLARAEADFAGRLQLATAEKVAIGRAAARLVQPGQVVFIDGGTTAVQMARHLPKNLRATVVTHSPSVAVELAGHAGVEVVLVGGRLFRHSMVAVGAVAMDAISRIHADTFFMGVTGVQAEAGLTTGDDEEAAIKRALMAAAAETVVLASSEKIGAASAWVINPVSAATSLLVSPEAPAPALAALRKAGLAILRSGDA; from the coding sequence ATGCTCACCCGCCAGCGCAAACAACACATCCTCTCGGTCCTGCAGCGCGACGGCAATGTCGTCGCGAAGTCGCTCAGCGAGGAGCTCGCGCTGTCGGAAGACACCATCCGCCGCGACCTGCGCGAGCTCGCCGCCGAAGGCCTGCTGCAACGCGTGCACGGCGGTGCGCTGCCGCTTGCCAGGGCCGAGGCCGACTTTGCGGGCCGCCTGCAGCTGGCAACCGCCGAAAAGGTGGCCATCGGCCGTGCCGCAGCACGCCTGGTGCAGCCGGGACAGGTGGTGTTCATTGACGGCGGCACCACGGCCGTGCAGATGGCGCGGCACTTGCCCAAGAACCTGCGCGCCACGGTGGTGACGCACAGCCCCTCGGTGGCGGTCGAGTTGGCCGGCCACGCCGGCGTCGAGGTGGTGCTGGTCGGCGGACGGCTTTTCAGGCATTCGATGGTGGCGGTGGGCGCCGTGGCCATGGACGCCATCTCGCGCATCCATGCCGACACATTCTTCATGGGCGTGACCGGCGTGCAGGCCGAAGCCGGGCTGACCACCGGCGACGACGAGGAGGCCGCGATCAAGCGCGCGCTCATGGCGGCGGCGGCCGAGACGGTGGTGCTGGCTTCTTCGGAAAAAATCGGTGCTGCTTCGGCCTGGGTGATCAATCCGGTTTCCGCCGCCACCAGCCTGCTGGTGTCTCCGGAGGCGCCGGCCCCGGCGCTGGCGGCGCTGCGCAAGGCGGGGCTGGCCATCCTGCGCAGCGGCGACGCCTGA
- a CDS encoding DMT family transporter, with the protein MPAKPRFSPRTLGIGAAVVTVLVWTAFIVIARASAGRSLTPFDLALARICGASMVLVPWGAWLVMKSRRHPGSGAVSSLFGLSPLSLRVTATAGVFGGLAYAMLAYSGFFFAPAGHASVLMPGSLPLWTTLLAALVLRDRITPGRAFGLALIVAGDLMVGGRSLLHAFEGGEVWKGDLLFMGAAFCWACYSVVARRHGLDAVRATIAITVFALLTYVPVYSLLVAGGAVASHIGSAPWGEVAFQMVFQGIGSVVISGITFTKMIQYFGPVRSTMITALVPGLSAFGAVIWLDEPLYWNLIAGLLLVTAGILFGVQKAAGARNTAMRAVPAVPAAAMGRRDA; encoded by the coding sequence ATGCCTGCCAAGCCCCGTTTTTCGCCCCGCACCCTCGGCATTGGTGCGGCCGTGGTCACCGTGCTGGTCTGGACCGCTTTCATCGTGATCGCCCGGGCCTCGGCCGGACGCTCGCTCACACCTTTCGACCTGGCCCTGGCCCGCATCTGCGGCGCCAGCATGGTGCTGGTTCCCTGGGGCGCCTGGCTGGTCATGAAGAGCCGCCGCCATCCCGGCAGCGGCGCCGTCTCGTCGCTGTTCGGCCTTTCGCCGCTCTCGCTGCGGGTGACTGCCACCGCCGGCGTTTTCGGCGGCCTGGCCTACGCCATGCTCGCCTACAGCGGCTTCTTCTTTGCGCCCGCGGGCCATGCCTCGGTGCTGATGCCGGGCAGCCTGCCGCTGTGGACCACGCTGCTCGCGGCCCTGGTGCTGCGCGACCGCATCACGCCCGGCCGTGCGTTCGGCCTGGCGCTGATCGTTGCCGGCGACCTCATGGTCGGCGGGCGCAGCCTGCTGCACGCCTTCGAGGGCGGTGAGGTCTGGAAGGGCGACCTGCTTTTCATGGGCGCGGCCTTCTGCTGGGCCTGCTACAGCGTGGTGGCGCGCCGCCATGGGCTCGACGCGGTGCGTGCGACCATTGCCATCACCGTGTTCGCGCTGCTGACCTATGTGCCCGTTTACAGCCTGCTGGTGGCAGGCGGCGCGGTCGCGAGCCACATCGGTTCTGCGCCATGGGGCGAAGTGGCCTTTCAGATGGTGTTCCAGGGCATCGGCTCGGTGGTGATCTCGGGCATTACCTTCACGAAGATGATTCAATATTTCGGGCCGGTGCGCAGCACCATGATCACCGCGCTGGTGCCCGGCCTTTCGGCCTTCGGCGCGGTCATCTGGCTGGACGAGCCGCTGTACTGGAACCTGATCGCCGGCCTGCTGCTGGTGACTGCCGGCATCCTGTTTGGCGTGCAGAAAGCGGCCGGAGCGCGCAACACCGCGATGCGCGCCGTCCCCGCTGTTCCGGCCGCAGCCATGGGGCGCCGCGATGCATAA
- a CDS encoding DUF3597 domain-containing protein, producing MSIFGSILSKIFPSANAATAPAPAAPVSAGAPAAAAPPAAITVVDVEALLDGMPGASSLNWRTSIVDLMKLLGLDSSLDARKQLAAELSYGADTSDSAKMNIWLHRQVMTKLAANGGKVPAELRD from the coding sequence ATGAGCATTTTCGGCAGCATTCTTTCCAAGATTTTCCCGTCCGCGAACGCCGCCACCGCGCCCGCTCCGGCAGCCCCGGTGTCCGCCGGCGCACCCGCCGCTGCCGCCCCCCCGGCGGCCATTACCGTGGTCGACGTCGAGGCCCTGCTCGACGGCATGCCCGGCGCGAGCAGCCTGAACTGGCGCACCTCCATCGTCGACCTGATGAAGCTGCTTGGCCTGGACAGCAGCCTCGATGCGCGCAAGCAGCTCGCGGCCGAACTCAGCTACGGCGCCGACACCAGCGACAGCGCCAAGATGAACATCTGGCTGCATCGCCAGGTCATGACCAAGCTGGCGGCCAACGGCGGCAAGGTTCCGGCCGAACTGCGCGATTGA
- a CDS encoding helix-turn-helix domain-containing protein — MSTTVDLVQALKNELKSARMTYADLARSLDMAESSVKRMLAKSDMPLSRVDAICRALKIDFAELARRVADAQPLLKELTQEQEKAVVKDKKLLLVAISVLSQWTLEQIVASYRITEAECIGFLAQLDRIGIIELRPLNRYRLKLAKTFRWRPHGPVMEFFRENVVLDYYRGGFDGPAEGLLLVHGSISRSLAPAFLERLQRVAQDFAQQHQTDQKLSAKDREGYTLLLGMRNWEFEAFTRLRRA; from the coding sequence ATGAGCACCACCGTCGACCTTGTCCAAGCCCTCAAGAACGAACTCAAGAGCGCCCGCATGACTTACGCCGACCTGGCGCGGTCGCTCGACATGGCGGAATCCAGCGTCAAGCGAATGCTGGCCAAGAGCGACATGCCGCTCTCGCGCGTCGATGCGATCTGCCGCGCGCTCAAGATCGACTTTGCCGAGCTGGCCCGCCGCGTGGCCGACGCCCAGCCGCTGCTGAAAGAGCTCACGCAGGAGCAGGAAAAGGCGGTGGTCAAGGACAAGAAGCTGCTGCTGGTGGCCATCAGCGTGCTGAGCCAGTGGACGCTGGAGCAGATCGTGGCTTCGTACCGGATCACCGAGGCGGAGTGCATCGGCTTCCTGGCGCAGCTGGACCGTATCGGCATCATCGAACTGCGCCCGCTCAACCGCTACCGGCTGAAGCTCGCCAAGACCTTCCGCTGGCGGCCGCACGGCCCGGTGATGGAGTTCTTTCGCGAGAACGTGGTGCTCGACTACTACCGCGGCGGCTTCGATGGCCCGGCCGAGGGGCTGCTGCTCGTGCACGGCTCCATCAGCCGGTCATTGGCGCCGGCGTTTTTGGAGCGCCTGCAGCGCGTGGCGCAAGACTTTGCGCAGCAGCACCAGACGGACCAGAAGCTCTCGGCCAAGGACCGCGAGGGCTACACGCTGCTGCTGGGCATGCGCAACTGGGAGTTCGAAGCCTTCACCCGGCTCCGCAGAGCCTGA
- a CDS encoding uracil-DNA glycosylase family protein, with protein sequence MSAVQTLKLDTRQRAMLDEMGVKVWWPMPEAVEAPAAAVEAKAVAAEPPPVDEPEPYAEAPAAPVAPPVNAPAARPAMAQPPVARPAAAAPLAHGTAVLVETPRRLYAESGTGPAQGGWLVVADMPPEADGRHGEPFAGDAGKLLDNMLRALKLHDGKTPVHLMRTHRGVAAGQPGSPRPMAEAFEEHAAALAPTLVLAMGPLAAQSLMQSTDPLGKLRGRAVPLHSVNGVPVVATYHPAYLLRNPADKARAWADLCLAADQQTPSNQAAAGGP encoded by the coding sequence ATGAGTGCGGTACAGACACTGAAGCTCGATACGCGCCAGCGCGCGATGCTCGACGAAATGGGCGTGAAGGTCTGGTGGCCGATGCCCGAGGCCGTCGAGGCGCCCGCCGCTGCTGTGGAGGCCAAGGCGGTTGCCGCGGAGCCGCCGCCCGTCGATGAGCCCGAGCCTTACGCCGAAGCGCCCGCGGCGCCTGTTGCGCCGCCTGTGAATGCACCGGCCGCGCGGCCCGCCATGGCGCAACCGCCGGTGGCGCGGCCCGCTGCCGCAGCACCGCTTGCCCACGGCACCGCCGTGCTGGTCGAAACGCCCCGCCGCCTCTACGCTGAATCCGGAACCGGGCCGGCGCAAGGGGGGTGGCTGGTCGTCGCCGATATGCCCCCAGAAGCCGACGGCCGCCATGGCGAACCCTTTGCGGGCGACGCCGGCAAGCTGCTCGACAACATGCTGCGCGCCCTCAAGCTGCACGACGGCAAGACGCCGGTGCACCTGATGCGCACGCACCGCGGCGTGGCCGCCGGACAGCCCGGCAGTCCGCGTCCCATGGCCGAGGCGTTCGAGGAACATGCCGCCGCATTGGCGCCCACCCTTGTGCTCGCCATGGGGCCGCTGGCCGCCCAAAGCCTGATGCAAAGCACCGATCCGCTCGGCAAGCTGCGCGGCCGGGCCGTGCCGCTGCACTCGGTCAACGGCGTGCCAGTGGTGGCCACCTACCACCCCGCGTACCTGCTGCGAAACCCCGCCGACAAGGCGCGCGCCTGGGCCGACTTGTGCCTGGCTGCCGACCAGCAAACGCCATCGAATCAGGCGGCGGCCGGCGGTCCGTAA
- a CDS encoding zinc ribbon domain-containing protein — MSKSLRLSEKWFRRGLWLVALVFASFLIGLGGTIVGDLPQVERALQLDDFIDRAAAEPLRNTIKAAEQTELVATRELEQVRLQLTAAQQASANARETFANWIATRRATAQPDQDTELIARTKALDVFKQKENEVQQQVNTQRQIVLDARQGEQRARQSLAVLERVAQEKLEAEYRRVELRVFGYRLALTLPLLVVAGWLFVKKRKGTYWPFVWGFIFFAVFAFFVELVPYMPSYGGYVRYVVGILATVLVGRYAIVALNSYLARQKLAEQQPDQVRREELSYDTALTRLGKNVCPGCERPVDLKNNEIDFCPHCGIGLFDHCGQCETRKSAFSKFCHACGTSAAPPASPASAGESANSFTSGAAVRPAV; from the coding sequence ATGAGCAAGTCATTGCGACTGTCCGAAAAGTGGTTTCGCCGCGGCCTGTGGCTGGTGGCCCTCGTGTTCGCGAGCTTCCTGATAGGGCTTGGCGGCACCATCGTGGGCGACCTGCCGCAGGTGGAGCGGGCCCTGCAGCTGGACGACTTCATCGACCGTGCCGCGGCCGAGCCGCTGCGCAACACGATCAAGGCGGCGGAGCAAACCGAGCTCGTCGCAACACGCGAGCTGGAGCAGGTTCGCCTGCAGCTCACTGCCGCACAGCAGGCCAGTGCCAACGCCCGCGAGACTTTCGCCAACTGGATAGCCACGCGACGCGCCACCGCGCAGCCTGACCAGGACACGGAACTCATCGCGCGCACCAAGGCGCTCGATGTCTTCAAGCAAAAGGAAAACGAGGTTCAGCAGCAGGTGAATACACAGCGCCAGATCGTGCTCGATGCGCGGCAGGGCGAGCAGCGCGCGCGCCAATCGCTGGCGGTGCTGGAGCGCGTTGCCCAGGAGAAGCTGGAGGCCGAGTACCGCCGGGTCGAATTGCGCGTGTTCGGCTACCGGCTTGCGCTGACGCTGCCCCTGCTGGTGGTGGCGGGCTGGCTCTTCGTTAAAAAGCGGAAGGGCACCTACTGGCCTTTTGTTTGGGGCTTCATCTTCTTTGCGGTGTTCGCCTTCTTCGTCGAGCTGGTGCCCTACATGCCGAGCTATGGCGGCTATGTGCGCTACGTGGTGGGTATTCTGGCCACGGTGCTGGTGGGGCGTTATGCCATCGTGGCGCTGAACAGCTACCTGGCCCGCCAGAAGCTCGCCGAGCAGCAGCCCGACCAGGTGCGACGCGAAGAACTCAGCTACGACACCGCGCTCACGCGGCTCGGCAAGAACGTGTGCCCCGGTTGCGAGCGGCCGGTGGACCTGAAGAACAACGAAATCGACTTCTGCCCGCATTGCGGCATTGGCCTGTTCGACCATTGCGGCCAGTGTGAAACCCGCAAGAGCGCGTTCTCGAAGTTCTGCCATGCCTGCGGTACATCCGCCGCGCCACCGGCGTCGCCTGCATCCGCAGGAGAGTCTGCGAATTCGTTCACATCCGGCGCGGCGGTTCGGCCTGCGGTGTAG
- a CDS encoding YiaA/YiaB family inner membrane protein produces MQTFPSTTVSIQRDTRAWQLQVWASFAIAVFLCATGLSWLPREALDRAFMVMGYVFCLSTAFMLAKFIRDNQHADAGGAASRDVPMWRLVVWGSFFTAMGLTGWGLIRMEINDAYKAFLGVSWLFLISSAFTLAKTLRDRHEADLVEARLQGRRAARQEAAAAGSAE; encoded by the coding sequence ATGCAAACCTTCCCTTCCACCACCGTTTCGATCCAGCGCGATACGCGGGCCTGGCAGCTCCAGGTCTGGGCTTCTTTCGCGATTGCCGTGTTCCTGTGCGCCACCGGCTTGAGCTGGCTGCCGCGCGAGGCGCTGGACCGTGCGTTCATGGTGATGGGCTACGTGTTCTGCCTGAGCACCGCCTTCATGCTGGCCAAGTTCATTCGCGACAACCAGCATGCGGACGCCGGCGGCGCCGCAAGCCGCGACGTGCCGATGTGGCGCCTGGTGGTCTGGGGCAGCTTCTTCACGGCCATGGGCCTGACCGGCTGGGGCTTGATCCGCATGGAGATCAACGACGCCTACAAGGCCTTCCTGGGCGTGAGCTGGCTGTTCCTGATCAGCTCGGCCTTCACGCTGGCCAAGACGCTGCGCGACCGTCACGAGGCCGACTTGGTCGAAGCGCGCCTGCAAGGCCGCCGTGCCGCCCGGCAGGAAGCGGCTGCCGCCGGCTCGGCTGAATGA
- the pyrF gene encoding orotidine-5'-phosphate decarboxylase, with product MTFLDKLATAQQKNGSLLCVGLDPEPAKFPGQLKGDASRIYDFCARIVDATADLVIAFKPQIAYFAAHRAEAQLEQLMEHMRRNAPHVPVILDAKRGDIGSTAEQYAIEAFERYGADAVTLSPFMGFDSVAPYLKHEGKGAFLLCRTSNPGGSDLQGQRLADIEGQPFLYEHVAKLAQGPWNLNGQLGLVVGATYPAEIERVRELAPTVPLLIPGVGAQGGDAVATVRAGWRADAPIIVNSSRAIIYASSGDDFAEAAQKAARITRDALEAAKP from the coding sequence ATGACTTTCCTCGACAAGCTGGCCACCGCACAGCAAAAAAACGGTTCGTTGCTCTGCGTGGGGCTCGATCCGGAGCCAGCCAAGTTCCCGGGGCAACTCAAGGGCGACGCAAGCCGCATCTATGACTTTTGCGCGCGCATCGTCGATGCGACGGCCGACCTGGTCATCGCCTTCAAGCCGCAGATCGCCTACTTCGCGGCTCACCGCGCCGAAGCCCAGCTGGAGCAGCTCATGGAGCACATGCGCCGCAACGCGCCCCATGTGCCAGTCATCCTGGACGCCAAGCGCGGCGACATCGGCTCCACTGCCGAGCAGTACGCCATCGAGGCATTCGAGCGCTACGGCGCCGACGCGGTCACGCTGTCGCCCTTCATGGGCTTCGACTCGGTGGCGCCGTACCTCAAGCACGAAGGCAAGGGCGCCTTTCTGCTGTGCCGCACCAGCAACCCCGGGGGCTCCGACCTGCAGGGCCAGCGGCTGGCGGACATCGAGGGCCAGCCGTTCCTCTACGAGCACGTCGCCAAGCTCGCGCAAGGCCCGTGGAACCTCAACGGGCAACTCGGCCTCGTGGTGGGCGCCACCTACCCGGCCGAGATCGAACGCGTGCGCGAACTCGCGCCCACGGTGCCGCTGCTGATTCCCGGTGTTGGGGCCCAGGGCGGCGATGCGGTGGCCACGGTGCGCGCCGGCTGGCGCGCCGATGCACCGATCATCGTGAACTCGTCGCGCGCCATCATCTACGCCTCGTCGGGCGACGACTTCGCCGAGGCGGCCCAAAAGGCCGCGCGCATTACGCGCGACGCGCTCGAAGCCGCCAAGCCCTGA
- the rimI gene encoding ribosomal protein S18-alanine N-acetyltransferase, with amino-acid sequence MSAVLQPVEARLEPLTIERLDAVCAVEQTAYSHPWTRANFIDSMAVGYHCQCLLAPVSLPHLATPVTSLGETLIGYFVAMKGVDEVHLLNITVAPAFQRQGWAPLMLEALTGWSRGEGAQWLWLEVRQSNQRALDIYVRQGFRSVGVRKGYYPAHEGKREDAVVMSLRLNETGSAWGALR; translated from the coding sequence ATGAGTGCCGTTCTCCAACCCGTAGAGGCCCGCCTCGAACCGCTCACCATCGAGCGGCTCGATGCTGTCTGCGCGGTGGAGCAGACGGCCTACAGCCATCCCTGGACGCGAGCTAATTTCATCGATTCCATGGCCGTCGGCTATCACTGCCAGTGCCTGCTTGCGCCGGTATCGTTGCCGCACCTCGCCACGCCCGTCACCAGCCTCGGCGAAACGCTGATCGGCTATTTCGTGGCCATGAAGGGCGTCGACGAGGTGCATCTGCTCAACATCACCGTGGCGCCGGCGTTCCAGCGCCAGGGTTGGGCGCCGTTGATGCTCGAGGCGCTGACCGGATGGTCGCGCGGCGAAGGCGCCCAGTGGCTGTGGCTCGAGGTGCGCCAAAGCAACCAGCGCGCGCTCGACATCTACGTGCGCCAGGGGTTTCGCAGCGTCGGCGTGCGCAAGGGCTATTACCCGGCGCACGAAGGCAAGCGCGAAGATGCCGTGGTCATGAGCCTGAGATTGAACGAAACAGGCTCCGCCTGGGGAGCCTTGCGATGA
- a CDS encoding MFS transporter: MTTPAAAATAATAPHDANAHANQFALLKQRRFAPFFWTQFAGAANDNLFKFAFTVLVTYQLQLSWMPPAMAGLVIGALFILPFLLFSATAGQLTDKFDKTKIIRFVKNFEIAIMLIATWGFVRADAVVLLGCVFLMGLHSTLFGPVKFAYLPQVLDARELTGGNGMVEMGTFVAILLGQVAGGLLVALPQVGHTTVAVACVLLALVGRGVAQAIPRAPATDPALVINWNPVSETWRNLKLAHGNTVVFRSLLGISWMWFFGAVFLSQFPSFAKEVLHGDEQVASLLLVVFSVGIGVGSLLCETLSRRQVEIGLVPLGAIGMSVFAIDLYFASRALPPVAVMGLGAFVSQAAHWRVMADLALLSLFAGLYSVPMYALIQLRSQPTHRARIIAANNILNALFMIGSSVLAGALLGAGFTIPQIFLFTGIANAVVAFYIFMLVPEYLLRFIAWMLSHFVYRFEIKGDEHIPTEGAAVLVCNHVSFIDAILLMAASPRPIRFIMDHRIFKVPVLGWLFKLAKAIPIAPQKEDSAAYEAAFAKALQVLREGDLLAIFPEGAITRDGTLQPFKGGVMKIVESARAEGIEPPVIPMALTNLWGSYFSRIELRGGQNVAMAKPFRRGFFSRVGLNVGHAVPPVEVQPEALQQRVSRLLATT; this comes from the coding sequence ATGACAACCCCCGCCGCTGCTGCGACTGCCGCCACCGCGCCCCATGACGCGAACGCGCACGCCAACCAGTTCGCCCTTCTCAAGCAGCGGCGTTTCGCGCCCTTCTTCTGGACGCAGTTCGCGGGTGCTGCGAACGACAACCTCTTCAAGTTCGCCTTCACCGTCTTGGTGACCTATCAGCTGCAGCTGAGCTGGATGCCGCCGGCCATGGCGGGCCTGGTGATCGGGGCGCTGTTCATCCTGCCGTTTCTGCTGTTCTCGGCAACGGCCGGGCAGCTCACCGACAAGTTCGACAAGACGAAGATCATTCGCTTCGTGAAGAACTTCGAGATCGCGATCATGCTGATTGCAACCTGGGGCTTCGTGCGCGCAGATGCGGTGGTACTGCTGGGCTGCGTGTTTCTGATGGGCCTGCATTCCACGCTGTTCGGGCCGGTCAAGTTTGCCTACTTGCCGCAGGTGCTCGACGCGCGCGAGCTCACGGGCGGCAACGGCATGGTCGAGATGGGCACGTTCGTCGCCATCCTGCTCGGGCAGGTGGCGGGCGGGTTGCTGGTGGCGCTGCCGCAAGTCGGCCACACCACGGTGGCGGTGGCTTGCGTGCTGCTGGCGTTGGTCGGCCGCGGTGTGGCGCAGGCCATTCCACGGGCGCCCGCCACCGACCCCGCGTTGGTCATCAACTGGAACCCGGTCAGCGAGACGTGGCGCAACCTCAAGCTGGCGCACGGCAACACCGTGGTGTTCCGCTCGCTGCTGGGCATTTCATGGATGTGGTTCTTCGGTGCCGTCTTCCTGAGCCAGTTTCCGAGCTTCGCGAAAGAAGTGCTGCACGGCGACGAGCAGGTGGCTTCGCTGCTGCTGGTGGTGTTTTCAGTGGGCATTGGCGTGGGCTCGCTGCTGTGCGAGACGCTGAGCCGCCGGCAGGTCGAAATTGGCCTGGTGCCGCTGGGCGCCATCGGCATGAGCGTGTTTGCCATCGACCTGTACTTCGCGTCGCGCGCGCTGCCGCCGGTTGCCGTCATGGGCCTCGGCGCCTTTGTGAGCCAGGCCGCGCACTGGCGCGTGATGGCCGACCTGGCGCTGCTGTCGCTCTTTGCGGGGCTGTACAGCGTGCCGATGTATGCGCTGATCCAGCTGCGCAGCCAGCCCACGCACCGCGCGCGGATCATTGCGGCCAACAACATTCTCAATGCGCTGTTCATGATCGGCAGCTCGGTGCTCGCGGGCGCATTGCTGGGCGCCGGCTTCACCATTCCGCAGATCTTCCTGTTCACCGGCATTGCCAACGCGGTGGTGGCGTTCTACATCTTCATGCTGGTGCCGGAGTATCTGCTGCGCTTCATTGCGTGGATGCTGTCGCACTTCGTCTATCGCTTCGAGATCAAGGGCGATGAGCACATTCCCACCGAAGGCGCGGCGGTGCTCGTGTGCAACCACGTGAGCTTCATCGATGCCATCCTGCTGATGGCCGCAAGCCCGCGGCCGATCCGCTTCATCATGGATCACCGGATCTTCAAGGTGCCGGTGCTCGGCTGGCTGTTCAAGCTGGCCAAGGCCATCCCCATCGCGCCGCAAAAGGAAGACTCCGCCGCCTATGAAGCCGCCTTCGCCAAGGCGCTGCAGGTGCTGCGCGAAGGCGACCTCCTGGCGATCTTTCCCGAAGGCGCGATCACCCGGGACGGCACCCTGCAGCCTTTCAAGGGGGGCGTGATGAAGATCGTTGAAAGCGCGCGCGCCGAAGGCATCGAACCGCCGGTGATTCCCATGGCGCTGACCAACCTCTGGGGCTCGTACTTCAGCCGCATCGAGCTGCGCGGCGGCCAGAACGTGGCCATGGCCAAGCCCTTCCGCCGCGGCTTCTTCAGCCGCGTGGGGCTCAACGTCGGCCACGCGGTGCCGCCGGTCGAAGTGCAGCCGGAGGCGCTGCAGCAGCGCGTGAGCAGGTTGCTGGCAACCACCTGA
- a CDS encoding DUF2145 domain-containing protein: MKRALFPGLLVLAAALPLQTHAGRSCEQAKPTAELIVKGMQLAERTSQQLDASGARVVLLARAGQDLSKYGLRYSHLGIAFKTEQGPWRVVHKLNQCGTAVAAVYRQGLGEFFLDDLWRYEAAWVVPTPQVQAQLLAALQEPPPRIVRLNVAPYSIVSYVWGQKYQQSNQWAVETLAAAMEPATIGSRGQAQAWMQFKGYEPTTLRLGPLTRLGGRVGSANVAFDDHPNDKRFSDRIETVTVDSVFAWLPRAGLGAAPVAFKL, from the coding sequence ATGAAGCGCGCGCTCTTCCCTGGGCTCCTTGTGCTCGCGGCGGCCCTGCCGCTTCAAACGCACGCCGGCCGTTCCTGCGAGCAGGCCAAGCCGACCGCCGAGTTGATCGTCAAGGGCATGCAGTTGGCCGAGCGCACCTCGCAGCAGCTGGATGCGAGCGGGGCCCGCGTCGTGCTGCTGGCCCGGGCCGGGCAAGACCTGAGCAAATACGGCCTGCGCTATTCGCACCTGGGCATCGCCTTCAAGACGGAGCAAGGCCCGTGGCGCGTCGTGCACAAGCTCAACCAATGCGGCACGGCCGTGGCTGCGGTGTACCGGCAGGGGCTTGGCGAGTTCTTTTTGGACGACCTCTGGCGCTACGAGGCGGCCTGGGTGGTGCCCACGCCGCAGGTGCAGGCCCAGTTGCTGGCCGCGCTGCAGGAGCCGCCGCCCCGCATCGTGCGGCTGAACGTGGCGCCCTACAGCATCGTGAGCTACGTGTGGGGGCAGAAGTACCAGCAGTCGAACCAATGGGCCGTCGAGACGCTGGCCGCGGCCATGGAGCCCGCCACCATCGGTAGCCGCGGGCAGGCCCAGGCGTGGATGCAGTTCAAGGGCTACGAGCCGACGACGCTGCGGCTCGGCCCGCTCACGCGCCTGGGCGGCCGTGTGGGGTCGGCCAACGTGGCGTTCGACGATCACCCGAATGACAAGCGCTTTTCGGACCGCATCGAAACGGTCACTGTCGATTCGGTATTCGCATGGCTGCCGCGCGCGGGGCTGGGTGCTGCACCGGTGGCGTTCAAGCTGTAG
- the tsaB gene encoding tRNA (adenosine(37)-N6)-threonylcarbamoyltransferase complex dimerization subunit type 1 TsaB: protein MHKLLAFDTSTEHLSVAVRHGERLFTHSGVGGAQASSTLIPLILQLLADAGLELAALDAIVFGRGPGSFTGLRTACSVAQGLAFGSGVPLLPVDTLLAVAEEARHAFGARQVVAVLDARMDQLYAARYDFEGGGELGALQGNDNEPLLLAPEALQVPAGWSLAGNAFAAYGARLAPAAARHEVLPAATAMLRLAPALLAAGRTVDAAHAWPLYVRDKVAQTTEERAAIKAAAVAISPV, encoded by the coding sequence ATGCATAAGCTCCTGGCCTTCGACACCAGCACCGAACACCTGTCGGTCGCGGTGCGCCACGGCGAGCGCCTGTTCACGCACAGCGGCGTGGGCGGCGCGCAGGCGTCGAGCACGCTGATCCCGCTCATCCTGCAACTGCTGGCCGATGCGGGGCTCGAACTGGCCGCGCTCGACGCCATCGTCTTCGGCCGCGGACCGGGCTCGTTCACGGGCTTGCGCACCGCCTGCTCGGTGGCACAGGGCCTGGCCTTCGGCTCCGGCGTGCCGCTGCTGCCGGTCGACACCCTGCTGGCCGTGGCCGAGGAAGCGCGCCACGCCTTCGGCGCCCGCCAGGTGGTTGCGGTGCTCGACGCGCGCATGGACCAGCTGTATGCCGCCCGCTACGACTTCGAAGGCGGCGGCGAACTCGGCGCGCTGCAGGGCAACGACAACGAACCGCTGCTGCTTGCCCCCGAAGCGCTGCAAGTGCCCGCCGGCTGGTCGCTCGCTGGCAATGCCTTTGCCGCCTACGGGGCGCGCCTGGCGCCGGCCGCCGCGCGCCACGAGGTGCTGCCGGCCGCCACCGCCATGCTCCGGCTTGCGCCGGCGCTGCTGGCTGCCGGACGCACGGTAGATGCGGCACATGCCTGGCCGCTGTATGTTCGCGATAAAGTGGCGCAAACCACGGAAGAGCGCGCCGCCATCAAGGCGGCCGCAGTTGCGATTTCGCCAGTGTGA